Sequence from the Candidatus Paceibacterota bacterium genome:
GATGCCTCCTTCCTCGTGCAGGAAGATTGTGCGAAAGTCGCGGTCCTTGTACTTCCGGTAGTCCTTGTCCGTCTTCCAAAAGGCCAAGCCCTTGCCGACGAACAAGCCGCCGCGCAACCGCAAGAGGAGTTTCTGCAACAGATGCTGTCGGCCAATGACAATTTGCGTATCTGCTCGCGCGCAGAGCGCCGCGAGCACCAGGCGGAAATCCAGCTCCCGAGCGACAATCTCCACCGGGAACAGAACGACCTTCTTGCCCTGCTCAATCATGCGCGCACCCCATTTATTTGAGTTGGCGGGGCGCTGTGGACGTTACGCACCAGGATCCCGTGTGCGGCAAGGTATTGCTTCGCCTCTTTGGGCGTTTGCTGAGTGAAGTGGAAGATGCTGGCGGCTGCGATTGCCGAGGCATGACCCTGAGTCAGCGCTTCGAGCATGTGGGCGTAGCTCCCCGCGCCACCCGACGCGATGACCGGAATCTTTACCGCCTCGCTCACCTGGCGGATCAGCTCCAAATCATAACCGGCCATGGCCCCGTCCCGCTCAATCGAGGTGATGAGGATTTCACCCGCGCCGAGGGCTTCCGCCTCCCGCGCCCACGCGGCTGGATTCCTGCCTGTGCCGCGGGTGCCGCTTTGGCTAAAACATTCGTAGCGGCCTTCGCCAACCTTCCTGGCGTCGATGCTCACAACAACGCACTGCGAGCCGAACGATTGCGCGGCTTCAGTGATAAGCTGGGGATTCTGGTGCGCGGCGGTATTGATGCTGACCTTGTCGGCGCCCGCCCGCAGCAGCTCCCGGACCTGCCCGCGGCTGCATACGCCGCCGCCGTAAGTAAGGGGCACGAAGCTTTCGGCGCAGAACTCACGAATGGACTCGTAGTCCGGGTCGCGCTGTTCCGCCGTGGCCGTGATGTCCAGGAGAATCAGCTCGTCCACCTCGCGGGTGTTATAGACCTTGATGGCCGGGAGAACGGTGCCCACGCGCCGCCAGCTATCAAACGCGATGCCCTTAACCAGGCCGACGTTCTTCCAAAGCAGCGTAGGTATGACCCGCACTTTGAGCATAGTCAGGTGGCCAGGAAGTTGCGCAGGAACTGCAGACCGTGGCGCCCGCTCTTCTCCGGGTGAAACTGGACGCCGACCACGTTTTGCGCCCGCACGGCCGACACGAACCCGCCGCAGTAAGGCGTCGTGGCGAGGACGCTTCCAATCGCTGCCGGGATGAAGTGATAACTGTGGACGAAGTAGAAGTCTGAACGATTGGGCACGGCGTCGAACAGCGTATCCGGGGCCTGGTAGTGCACCTCGTTCCAGCCCACATGAGGAATGCGGGCATCGGGCGAGTTGGGTGTAAGCCGTTTGACCTCGCCGGGGATGAGGCCCAAGCCGCAGTTAAGGCCTCCCTCGTGGCCCTGGTCGGCGAGCAACTGCATGCCCAGGCATATTCCCAGCATTTCCACCTTCGGATTGCTCAACGCTTCCCGCATTCGCGGCGGCCAGCCGTCTTTATTCAAATTCGCCATGCCTTCAGCAAACGCGCCTACCCCCGGCAGCACAAACCGGTCGCAGTCCTCCAGGTCGTCCGGGTTGTCCGAGACCAGCACGTCGGCTCCGCATTCTTCCAAGGCCCTGCACGCGGAACCCAGGTTCCCCATGCCGTAGTCAATCAGCAGAGTCTTCATGGGCGCGAGCACCCGGAGAGGCCGAATGCGGAGCGCTCAGGCATTATCGTAGTTGATCTTGGACAGGTTGCCGCGCTTGTCTCTGACCAGGTTGCCCATGACATCCTTCAGGAAGATCTTTTTATTGGTGAAGCGGTCACACAACTTCACGAACTCCTCCACCGTGAGGGCCAGCGGCTCCAAAATCTTCTCCAGCGGCTTGCCAATATAGCTCCAGGGGAACTTGCCATCGTGGCGCCTGACCAATTCCAAGCCATCCTGGCGGGTGATGCGCCCCCGCCGGATATGCAGGCAGGCGATGTCCGTGGCGCGGCCAAAGCCGAACTTCAGGAACTTGAAGTAGTCGTGGATGCCGGTCTGATGATTGTCCAGATTCTCATAATTCACCACGGAGCCTTCAACGGTCGTGTGGTACGTGGTGAACCCGTGCGCCTGTGCGAGCAAGGCATTTGAGTACCCGTCCCACGGAAGGTAGTAACCAAGGAAGAGGCCGGTGACGCCCACGCGCTTCAGTTCTTCGTCGGACGGATAGGTGTAGGGAATCAGGTCCTTCGCTTGCAGGCCTTCGAGCCCGATGAGGTCCGACACGCGCAATCCCAGCAAGCCGCCGAATTCCTCCAGCCAACGGCGGTCCAAGGCGTTGTGTTCCGCGGCAGCGGCCGGTCCACCGTATTCGTTCTGGGAATTCTCACCCCAGATTAGCAGCGGCACGCCATACTGCACGGCGGCTCGAACAGGGATCGTGAAGATACCCACGTGCTCCGGCCAGGAGATGTCGCCCACCTGCGTCAGACCGATGCGATTCAGCTTCGCCCGCACCGCCGGGTTTGGCGAAAACTCCACATAATCCACGCCCAGGCTCTTGAGGTTCTGGATGTTCTTGCGCCCGAGCTCGGAAAGGTCGCAGGTGGTGGCGGTGACGCAGAGCGGGTTCAGGCCGAGCTGCAGCATGCGAATGACCTGTGAGGTGCTGTCTTTGCCGCCGCTCACCGGAACGATGCAGTCCCAACCGGTGCCGTCCTTGCGGCGGTAGCGGTCCAGCACCTGGACCAGTTCCTTGTGCCGAACCTCCCAGTCAACCTGCTTGCGCTTTTCGTACGAGCGGCAGGCGTTGCAGACCCCCTCGGCGTCGAGGTGCAAGTCCGGCTTGGTGTCCGGCATGACGCAGCGAACGCAGTATTTAAGCATTGTTGTCTCCTCTGGCTTCAGGGCCTTTCCGGAGCAGGAACCATGTCAGGTCGTCCTGCGGGAAATGCAGATCACGGCGATAGACAAAGCCATAGTCCAGCAAGTGCAGGTCTTTGAAGCGTTCCATCATGTCGCCGGCGAAGTCGCGCTTGAACAACCTATGACTGTGTCCGCGATAGGGCACCTCTACGGGTGTCGGGTTGTAGTACTCGGCCAGGCAGATGTAGCGCGCGCTGCTCTGGTAGAGAAGGTCATACACCTGCGGCAGGTTGTCCGGGTTCAGATGAATCAGGACGCCTTTGATCAGGACCAAGTCGTGCTGCTCTCTGCCAGTGTAGTCCAGGACCGACTCATGGTGGACTTCCACCTCGGGCATCTGGCGCAATTCGCGGACGGCTTTCTCGTTGATTTCGACAGCGGACAACTTGGCCTCGGGCAGCAGCAGGCGAATGGCCTGCAAATTGAGCCCAATGTTGGCGCCGAACTCAATCACCGAACGAATTCGCTCCGTGCGCTGAAGCACGCGGGCGCAGAAAGCAACGTTTCGGGCGACCCAGTGCGTGCCGCGGTTCCGGGCGGCATAGTCGTCGCCGAATTCGCCGGCCCAAAATTCTTCCTGTTCCGTTTTGAAGGCGGTCATGGCTTCACGCGTTATTGGCCGAGTTTCTTCTGTTCGACATGGGCGTTGAGCTTGGGCAAGTCGGGGCGTTTCTTCAATAAGTTTAAGACGTCCTGCGTCGTGAACAGGCGCCCCGGGCGGTGCAGTTCCTGGTAGATTGCCTCGATGAGCTGCCAGTCCTCCGGCGTGTCCAGCGTCCAACGGTGGCCCGAGAGGTTTGGCTCCTCTTTGTAGGAGCGCAGCCGAAACAGGTTCGGGTGCTGATAGATGTAAGGGATGACGTGTTCGCGCTCGAAGTTTTGCGTCGCGTCCCGGTGCGTCCGTTCAAGCGTGGCGAAGGTGACGATCTCCGTGTCCAGCCCACGCGGGAATGAGCGCTCGATTACGTTGCTCATGCAGTCAGGGACGGCTCCAGTGTGGTCGGGTTGCACGAAGTTGGCCAGCATTCGATCGAGCAATGCCGGGTCGTAGAGGGGGCAATCGGCGGTGATACGCACGATCACCTCCGCGCCGGCCAATTGGGCCGCGCCATAGTAACGGGAGAGCACGTCCTGTTCGCTGCCGCGAAAGCAGCCGGCACCCAGGCTCGGGCATGCGGCGTCGATAGCATCGTCCGCCGCGGAAACCGTTGTTGCCACCACTACCGCGTCCAACCGGGAAGCGGCCTTCACGCGGCGCACGACGTGGCCGAGCACGGGCTCGCCACAGAGCAGCTTTAAGACTTTGCCAGGCAACCGGGTGGCGCCCATGCGGGCTTGGATGATCGCGACCGTTTTCATGGTTGTGAGGCATCTTTGGCCGGCGGGCGGGCACCGGCAATGTGTTCCCATTGGAGAGGCGTGCCTCGCTCAATGTCCTTCGCAGCTTTCCGCCCCAGCACCTCCGTCAGATACCGGGTGTGCAGTCCATGGGCTGGGCGAATGGAGCGCACATTGTCCTCGGTGAACAAAGCTCCGGTCTTAACGTCCTGCACAGCAAACAGGGAGCGGCGGAAGACCCTGCTCTTGCTTTCATTCGTGCCGACGCCGTAGTCAACGCGCCCCAGCGCTTTCTCCGCGGTGCGGATCGCCTCCACCATTGCTTTGAACTCGTTCGGTTCGAGCGAGAAAGCCGCGTCCGGCCCGGGAACCTTGCGCGAGAGGGTGAAATGCTTCTCGACGATGCAGGCACCCAGAGACACAGCGGTCACCGGAACGGCGGTGCCGAGAGTGTGGTCGGAGAGTCCTGCCACCACTCCGAGTGACGCGGCAAGGTCCGGTATGGTGCGCAAGTTCATGTCCTCCGGCAGCGCAGGGTAGGCGCTCGTGCATTTGAGCAGGGCGAGTTGAGCGCAACCAGCCTCCCGCGCGGTGGCTACGGCTTCGGCAATTTCTTCCCGAGTGGCGCCGCCGGTGGACATTATGAGCGGCTTGCCGGTGCAGGCCACGTCGCGGATCAGAGGCAGGTCCACCAGCTCAAATGAGGCAATTTTGTAGGCCGGGACGTTCAGTCCTTCGAGGAAGGCCACCGCAGCGTGGTCGAACGGTGTGGAGAAGAAGTCGATGCCCAATTCGCCTGCCAACGCTTGCAGACGCGGCTGCCATTCCCAGGGCATGTGGGCCTCGCGGTAGAGGTCGTAGAGCGTGCGCCCGTCCCAAGGCGTGCCGCCGCGGATTCGGAAGTGCTCTTTGTCTGACTGAATGGTCAGCGTGTCCGGGGTGTAGGTTTGCACCTTGACGGCGTCGGCCCCGGCGGCCTTCATGGAGCGCACCAACCGGGCAGACTGCTCGAAGTCCTGGCCGTGGTTGGCCGACAGTTCGGCGATGATGTAAACCGGGTGTCCCGGCCCCACCTCACGGCCATTGATCTTCAGATTGACGGTCAAAGTTCGGCGCGGTCTTTGGGCAGAGTGAGCACCAGCGCCGGCTGCTGATTTACCACAGTTGCACGTGCCTGCGCAAACCCGGCTTTCTGGAAGGCGCGCACGGAAGCGGCATTGTCGGCCTTGATCCACGCATCGACGGTGGCGGCAGGGGTCTCGCGGAAGAGTTTTCGGCAAGCCGCCCAGATGACGAACGAGCCGAGATTCCGGCCACGGTGCTGGGCCCCAAGGTTAACAGAGATAACCGTCCTGCCCTCCCGGGTATCAAAGCGCACCTGGCCGAAGGCCTGGCCGGCGCGGTCGCAAGCGAGCCAGAAACAATGCTCCTTCTGCCGCAGCTTGTTCGTGAACCAGCGCACGTGCTCTTCCCAGGGGATTGGCTTGGTGGAAAAGGAAACCTGCCGCGCCACCGGGTCGTTCGCCCACTCCCAGACCAGCCTGCAATCTTGTTCCGTAGCCGGGCGGAGCTGGATGCCCGGTTCCATCAGATGGAGCCACACTCGGAAGCTGCCCTCACCGTCGATCAACGCCCGGCCTTTGCGGGACATCTCCTCGCGGGCGACGGGGTCGTTCAGCAATGCGCGGGCAGCTCCGGCAATATCCTCGCCCGAGAGTCTGCGCGCGGCGCCGATTGCCTCCAGCCGCTGAACGTTGCCTTTCTGGTTGTCCGCCAGCAGGACGAGCAAGGCGGGCAAGCCCATGAAGGCAGTCTCCACCGCCGTGGTGCCGCCGGAGACGATCGCGAGGTCCGCTTCGGCCATCAGTTCAGGCATGTTGACGGCGTTGCGCAGCAGCTTCATGCGCGGAGCATGAGCACTTGCGCCGGCCTGCAACTCCTGCCAATGGGGATTGTTGCTGCCAACGAGGACGGTAGCCTCGCATTGCTTCAACTCGCCGATGCCGGTGATGATGCTGAGCGTAACGTTGGCAGGATCGCTGCCGCCCAGGGTGACCAACACTCGCCGCGCGGGTTGAGGAAACTGGCGTTGCCATGTGCGCCATTTCAGGAACTCCTGCCGTAGCAGGACATATTGCGCACCCAACAGCAGCCGCGTGTGAGGTTCGAGCCGCTGATAGAGTGCGGCTGAGGCCCCGAGGCTCTGGTTCAGCACGTAATCAGCGCAATAAGACTCGGCATGGCCATAGTCATCCACTGCGACCAGGCGCAAGCCGGCATCTTTGAGGCGGCGTTGGTAATCAGCCTGGAAATGGTAGCCGTCAACCACTGTCCAGGCAGCTTGCTGTTGCAGTGCCATGGCAACGGTAACGGCGGCGTCTGCGGGGCTCCCGGGCGGGTGCGGCAGCTCCACTGTCGCGAGCCCTCCTGCCTCCAATCGCTCTCGAATGGGGCCCGCAGGCTGAGCCAAAGCAAAGATCACGCGTCCATGCGCCTGCTGCCAGACCTGCGCCAGCGCCAGGCAGCGCATGACGTGCCCGGTGCCAATCTGCGGGCTGGCATCGGCCCGGATGAGCAGCGTTTCCCGAGTCATCTGTTCAGTCGGTAAGAACCTCCTCTAAGATGCCGCAGACACGATTCTGATCTTGGTCACTCATGGCGGGAAACAATGGCAGGCTGATGGCCTCGCGATAATAAAGCTCCGCTTCGGGATAGTCACTGGGCTTGAAGCCGAGCTGGCGATAATAGGGCTGGGCCGGCACCGGGATGTAGTGCAGTTGCACGCCCATTCCCTGCGCCCGCAGTTCCTCGAATACCTGCCGATGGCTCTTGCGCATGCGGTCAAGCTGCAGCCGGATCACGTAAAGGTGCCAACTGGACTCAGTGTCCGGATGCTGCCGCGGCAAGGTCAGCGGCAACTTCCGCAGCAGTTCATTGTAGCGGGCAGCCAGCGCGCGCCGCCGCGCCACAAACTCGCTGAGCCGGTCCATCTGGCTTGCGCCCAGGGCGGCCTGCAGATCGGTCATCCGGTAGTTGTAGCCCAGCTCCAACTGCTCGTAATACCAGGGCCCGCGCGAGGGTTGGGTCAGGAAGCGCGCATCGCGCGTAATGCCGTGGGTGCGCAGGCGCATAAGCTTCTCATGCAGGTCTGACCGATTGGTCAGCAACATGCCTCCTTCGCCAGTGGTGATGATCTTCACCGGATGGAAACTCAAAATGGTCAAGTCACTGAAACGGCCATCACCGACGGGCCGCCCTTGGTAACGCGCGCCAAGTGCATGTGAGGCATCCTCCATCACTGCAAAACTATACTCTTGCGATAACGCACGGATGCGCTCCATTTGACACGACTGTCCGGCAAAAGCAACCGGCACCACTACCTTGGGCAATTTTCCCCGGCTAGCAGCGCTTTCCAATTTGGACGCCAGCTTGTCCGCACTGAGATTGTAACTGAGTGGGTCTATATCCACGAAATCCACGTCTGCTCCGCAATAGCGCGCGCAGTTGGCGGATGCGACGAACGTGTTAGGCGAAGTCCACAGATTGTCGCCAGGTTTCAACCCCAGCGCCAGCGCGCCGAGGTGCAGCGCGGCTGTGCCGCTGGAAACCGCCACGGCATAGTGCGCACCACAACGATCCGCGACCTTGCGCTCGAATCTCTCAACCGTCGGCCCTTGAGTTAGCCAATCAGAACGCAGGACGGCCATTACGGCCGCCACGTCCGATTCACTGATGCATTGGCGGCCGTACGGCAGCGGATTCATAGTTCTTCGAGGCTAAGGAACTCGTCCTTGCTTAAGAAACGGGAGTTCGTGCCAGAGTTGTACTCAAATTCTGGCGGCACCGGCACCCCCTTTTCCCCCAAGCGGTTCAAGCTGAAATCCACCTGCTCGCCCATATTGATCGTCGGACGGATGACATAGTGGTCCGGAAACTCGAGGGTGAGATGGGAATCGTCTTCAGGGCACATGACTTCATGAAGCTTTTCGCCGGGACGAATACCAATGACCTTAGTAGGCACGCCGGGCGCCAGTGCCTCGGCCAGATCCTTGATGTGCAGCGACGGTATCTTGGGCACGAAGATTTCTCCGCCCTGCATACGGGCAAAACTCTTGAGCACAAAATCCACGCCCTGCTCGAGCGTGATCCAAAAACGGGTCATTCGCATGTCGGTAATCGGCAGTTCCCGGGCGCCGCTCGCAAGCAACTTCTTGAAGAAGGGCACTACAGAGCCCCGCGATCCGACTACGTTGCCGTATCGGACCACGGCGAACCGCGTGCGGTGTCCGCCGGCAATGTTGTTGGCTGCGACGAATAGCTTGTCGGAGCAAAGCTTGGTCGCACCATAGAGATTAATTGGCTTGGCAGCTTTGTCGGTCGAAAGCGCAATGACCTTTTCCACCTCGTTTTCAATGGCAGCCTGAATCACGTTCTCCGCACCGTGAACGTTGGTCTTGATGCACTCCAGCGGGTTATACTCGGCTGCCGGGACTTGCTTCAGCGCGGCTGCGTGGATGACATAGTCAACGCCGCGCATGGCAGTGCACAGACGCTGGCGGTCCCGCACATCACCGATGAAAAACCGCATGGCGCCGCTCTTGAACTCTTGCTGCATTTCGAACTGTTTCAGTTCGTCGCGCGAGTAGACGATTACCTTTCTCGGTTTATAACGTTGGAGAATGGTTTTGACACAACGTTTGCCAAACGACCCCGTGCCCCCCGTTATCAAAATAGATCTGTCTAAAAGGTCCATGCAGGTCTTGGTGTTTTCGATGTCCGTCATTCGTACTGAGGGGTTTACCTCAGCGCAAGGATAATTGAGCAGGTCACTTCGGGGCACCGGTGCGGGCATCCAAATTCCCAATCTCTTCAGCGCCAAGGCCTCCAATTGCGCTTTCGCTGTGTTCCGCTATTGCAATGTCTGACGTCTTTTCATATAGAACTCGGCGGCTTGAGTCAGGATTCCGGTTACCGTGCGCATAGGCATCATCAAGAGCAATTTCTTCCCTTCCGGCGGGGGGGCGGAGCGATACACTAACGGTCTGGTTGCCCAACTCCAGGCGCGCGGCCACGAAGTTCATGTGTTGGCGGCGCGTTGGGACGCGGCGGCCCTCTGCGCCGGGGTGGCGATTCACCGCGTGCCGACGGTTCACGCGCCGGCTTTTGCGCGGGTCCTTTCTTTCGCCTTGAATTGCCGCCGGGTGATGGAGGCGGCGGGCTGCGATTTCGCGCTGAGCAACGAACGCACTCTTCGCCAGGATGTCTGCCGTGCCGGCGGCGGGTGCCATCGGGAATGGCTGACACAACGACGGCGGCACCATCCCGGCTTGGCGCGGTCCCTGGCTGGACTGAATCCGCTGCATCTCACCTTGCTGTGGATTGAAAAGCGGACCTTCTCACCAGCCAACACCCGGGCGATCATCGCCAACTCCCATCGAGGGAAAGAGGAAATCATCCGGCTCTACGGATTCCCGGCAGAACGAATCCAGGTAGTGCATAATGGCACGGATTGCGAGCGCTTCGGCCCCGCCGCCACCAGGCCCGAACGCCGGCAGACTGTGCTGCTGCTGGTCGGTTCGGGCTTCGAGCGCAAGGGGGTGGACTTTGCGGTGCGGGCTTTGGCACGGCTGCCGGCGTCCGTGCAATTGCGGGTCGCCGGCAAAGGCAATCCCGCGCCTTTTCGACGGCTGGCGGCGCGATTGGGCGTGGCCGACCGGGTGCACTTCCTCGGCAGTGGGAAAAGCATGGAGGAGGTTTATGGGGATGCCGATGTCCTCGTTCACCCAGCCATTTACGAGCCGTTCAGTAACGCCTGTCTCGAGGCGATGGCCTGTGGATTGCCGGTGATCAGCTCGCGGATTAACGGCGCCTCCGAAATCATCGAGCCCGGGCGCAATGGCGCCATTGTGGAGAATCCCGCAGATGCAGCGGCCATGGCGGCAGCCATCGAGCCCTACCTTGACCCAGCCGTGCGTGAGCGAACCGGCGCCGCCGCGCGCCAAACCGCCGAGTCCCTGCCGATGTCCCTCAATGTCGAACGGACGCTCGCTGTGATTGAAGCTCTGCGAGCACAAGGCCCCGCTGCAATCCCCGCTGCCCGTTCCCAAGCCTAACCTGATGAGCCTCCTGCACCGCATCAAATCCAGCTACTACGTCGCCGGCGCTGACGACAATCCCATCCGCGCCGCGGGCAAGCGCCTCTTCTATCGCCGCGTTCCTTCCTTCCCCCGCACCGTGCAGATCGAGACCCGCACCGGCTGCAACGCTTCGTGCGTCTTCTGCCCGCTCAGCGATACCGCCACCAAAGTGCCCAGGGGAACGATGGACCAGGCCCTCTTCGAGCGGATCGTCGCTGAGATTGCCAAAGAAGGCTCCACCCGGCGCGTCAGTCCGTACCTGACGAACGAGCCTTTCCTGGACCGCACCATTGTCGAAAAGTCCCGGCTGATCCAGCGTTCGGCGCCCCGCTGCGACGTTGTTGTGACGACCAACGCCGGCGCCCTGAGCCGTGCAATCGTGGATGACATCGCCCGGGATAACCCCTTCCACGCCATCTACATCTCCATGCAGGGCATCGAGAAGGAGCCTTACGAGCGCACCATGCGCGGCCGGCTGGTGTTCGAGGAAACCAAGCGCAACGTCGATTACCTCCTCGAGCAGCGGGACGCCCGCATGCCCCGGCTCAAGATCGTCGTCACTATGGTCAAGACCAGGGAGATAGATGCCGAAGCGGCCGTCCGTTACTGGAAGTCACGCGGCGTCGGGGCGCAATATACGGTGCTGGAGAATCGCGGCGGCAACACGAAGCAATTCAACGCACTGCTCTCGGGCAAGAAACGCCTGTTCCGCGACTGCACCCGCCTCTTCAAGGCGGCCTGCATCACTTTCGACGGGGACATGGTATTGTGCTGCACGGATTACTACCGTGCCATGGTCCTGGGCAACATCCGGAACAGCTCGATTCGCGAAGTGTGGAATTCCCCCCGCGCCGTTGGCATCCGCCGCGACTTTCTCCGTGGAGACCTCCGTAACAACCCGCTTTGCGCGCGGTGCACAGTCGGCGAGCTTTGACCGCATCCCGAAGTCAGGGCTTGCGGCAACATGAACAGCCTCGCTGCCACGCGTTAGCGCTGGGGGTTGAAATGTCTCCGGGCGGTGATTCACCGCCAAGGTCGCAATTGCTTCTTAATCCGGTGTTTCCAGTCGTAGTAATGGAATGCGAGCCGCATCCACGCCGCGAAGCGGAGGTCGGCGACCTCGAAGTAAACGCGCAAGAACTCGTCGCGCGGGGTCCATGCCAAGGGATGACAGAGCCGCATCAGGTCCGCCAAGCGCTGGCGGATTGAGAGGCTCCTCGCACCGGCGCGCACTCGCCCTGTGTCAATGAGCGCGAATTCAAGCTTCCCCTTCTCTGTCCGGCGGAACATCAGGTTGCCCGCCGACAAGTCCCGGTAGAAGATCCCCCTGCCGTGCATCTTCGCTATGACCTTGGCGATCTCTTGATATAGCTCAGATGCCGGGAGGCCGAGGAAATCGGTTGCTCCCCCGTTGAATGCGTAGAATGCCTGGCGAGCTGATGAACCGTCTTCGAAGGCTGCGCATATGTAGTAGCTCTCATGCTCGTGGGGACGCGTGGGATGTTCCAGCCAGGCGACAGGCCGCGGCGTGGGGATGCCCCGGCGCAACAGCTCATGCGCGCCGTTCCAACTGCGCAGCGCTTTGCCGGGTTTGAACCTTTGAATCCACCCCCGCAGTCCGGTCGCAGGCAGGAAATGCTTCACCACGAGCTTGTGCCCGGCATCCCAGGGGGCCGGCGCGGACCAGACACGATTCCGCTTGTTGCGGAGCACCTTGGCCGCGCTGGAATTCATCGGAGCAAACTGGTCAGGCAGCGACGCGCCGGGATCAATTTGCGCCCCCGCCACGCTGGCCAGAGTCAGTCCCCGCCACTCCGGCCGTTCGATTGGGGCGCAACGCGCCTCTGCGCCGGCTGAGATGCGAACTCCGGCCAGCGCGCGGGGCGAAGGCCGCACTTGAATCGCAGTGTTTGGTTGCCACCGAAGATAGGTGGGGCTTTGCGTGAACAGACCTGGCAA
This genomic interval carries:
- a CDS encoding glycosyltransferase family 4 protein, coding for MRIGIIKSNFFPSGGGAERYTNGLVAQLQARGHEVHVLAARWDAAALCAGVAIHRVPTVHAPAFARVLSFALNCRRVMEAAGCDFALSNERTLRQDVCRAGGGCHREWLTQRRRHHPGLARSLAGLNPLHLTLLWIEKRTFSPANTRAIIANSHRGKEEIIRLYGFPAERIQVVHNGTDCERFGPAATRPERRQTVLLLVGSGFERKGVDFAVRALARLPASVQLRVAGKGNPAPFRRLAARLGVADRVHFLGSGKSMEEVYGDADVLVHPAIYEPFSNACLEAMACGLPVISSRINGASEIIEPGRNGAIVENPADAAAMAAAIEPYLDPAVRERTGAAARQTAESLPMSLNVERTLAVIEALRAQGPAAIPAARSQA
- a CDS encoding SPASM domain-containing protein, with amino-acid sequence MSLLHRIKSSYYVAGADDNPIRAAGKRLFYRRVPSFPRTVQIETRTGCNASCVFCPLSDTATKVPRGTMDQALFERIVAEIAKEGSTRRVSPYLTNEPFLDRTIVEKSRLIQRSAPRCDVVVTTNAGALSRAIVDDIARDNPFHAIYISMQGIEKEPYERTMRGRLVFEETKRNVDYLLEQRDARMPRLKIVVTMVKTREIDAEAAVRYWKSRGVGAQYTVLENRGGNTKQFNALLSGKKRLFRDCTRLFKAACITFDGDMVLCCTDYYRAMVLGNIRNSSIREVWNSPRAVGIRRDFLRGDLRNNPLCARCTVGEL